In Colletotrichum higginsianum IMI 349063 chromosome 3, whole genome shotgun sequence, a genomic segment contains:
- a CDS encoding 5'-3' exoribonuclease 1: MGVPKFFRWLSERYPAISQLIAENRIPEFDCLYLDMNGIIHNCTHKDTGEDTTFRLSEEEMFIRIFNYIEHLFGKIKPKQLFFMAIDGVAPRAKMNQQRARRFRTALDTEKARDKAISEGVEMPKEPPFDSNCITPGTEFMAKLTQQLKYFVNKKVSEDADWQGCEIVLSGHEVPGEGEHKIMEYIRNAKAQPDYDPNVRHCLYGLDADLIMLGLLSHDPHFCLLREEVTFGRVNKAKTRELEHQNFYLLHLCIVREYLELEFQELQQPGRLSFPFDLERVIDDFILMAFFVGNDFLPNLPRLHINEGALAAMFRIYKSVLPQGDGYINEGGVINLPRLQRLLNELAKDETNQFENDVSDEKWFQSKKLTEPNGADNRRPKGKGLVLTSSQRDLWKQQIRPYVNKPSPEPLDLGTGLNAADRKFVQDLADTLHIEWSTKEDDEGHRHLLLSFPKGAENVNEEEEEGTLALYRVMRTYDKATVVDVSGEDAQRQYKELYDQKYLGWKTKYYLQKFPEWAPEQYDAELTKLCENYVQGLQWVLYYYYRGIASWPWFYQYHYSPLTSDVIKGLGADLNFKLGQPFRPFEQLMGVLPDRSKSIVPEVYWDLMTNPNSPIYDFYPRDFELDMNGKRMEWEAVVKIPFIDEKRLLSAMEPKNKLLSQDQKERNGFGVALKFTYNPEVSITYPSSLLGVFPDISPCHCVENIFELPNTEGLTYRNGLTDGVKINVEALAGFPTLHTLPYTAMLVENFGVNVFQADSKNPSMIVTLTDSELRTRAEQASQKLGKRCFVGYPFLQEAKIVKVTDELFDYELDGNGSIVQKHHGPKDIDFFNKESGYIENWHSKRLGIVINSVESLVHVHMLKGLIKTEEGALVKEYALNPSMRSVYASQTIVDQVINEDERFIERAAVPIEEEYPTGTQAFFLGEYNYGRALEVTGHANNKANIRVSVLKNKEPDFAKPIIQDMKRQNRYTPSYAVAKMLNLHPLILSKILSSYQVNTVGGLRVNLGLNLKFDAKKQKVLGYSQKSDSGWEFSNAAIELLARYIAAFPDFFAAIQQNPQSSDVSDTDLWKDPKVAAQRVKEIGAWLKAAQTSKFERVPLEAEQLDSVVVMKLAEAGAQVFLQSHDVEVKNMKGVPRSAIMKPTDAELFLSNQKFALGDRVSFLSSSGKVPLGSRGTVVGLSRTANNLLLDVVWDLTFMSGTTLGERAPPFRGMTVASSSVLNTTYKQVVSGSKAGMQRKPAAAPVSLTTMAAGVQQYKDAPTPGPLRGTWRGAANGSQGQSSRGRGRGSGPNLLHSTLVYRPHQNGTDEAHEVNGQTQRGGGNFRGRGRGRGGPIQHPGHSGLHEMPAQPQQPVYGNVPPPANLDARGRGRGRGGRGGRGRGAPRGRGANGATNGATPDAAQS; this comes from the exons ATGGG TGTTCCCAAGTTCTTCAGATGGCTCTCGGAGCGTTACCCGGCCATCTCTCAGCTCATTGCCGAGAACCGCATTCCCGAGTTCGACTGTCTCTAC CTGGACATGAACGGTATCATTCATAACTGCACGCATAAAGATACCGGCGAAGACACGACGTTCCGGCTCAGTGAGGAGGAGATGTTCATCCGCATCTTCAATTACATTGAGCATTTGTTCGGGAAGATCAAGCCGAAGCAGCTCTTCTTCATGGCCATTGACGGTGTTGCACCGAGAGCCAAGATGAACCAGCAACGCGCTAGACGATTCCGAACAGCCCTTGACACCGAGAAGGCCCGTGACAAGGCCATTAGCGAGGGAGTAGAGATGCCTAAGGAGCCTCCCTTCGATAGCAACTGCATCACGCCCGGTACCGAGTTCATGGCCAAGTTGACGCAACAGCTCAAGTACTTTGTCAACAAGAAAGTCTCCGAAGATGCCGACTGGCAAGGCTGCGAGATTGTCCTGTCTGGTCATGAGGTCCCTGGTGAGGGTGAGCACAAGATCATGGAATACATCAGGAACGCCAAGGCGCAGCCTGACTACGATCCCAACGTTCGCCACTGCTTATATGGTCTTGATGCTGATCTCATCATGCTGGGTCTGCTCAGTCACGACCCTCACTTCTGCCTCCTCCGAGAGGAAGTCACTTTTGGCCGTGTGAATAAGGCCAAGACCAGAGAGCTGGAACACCAGAATTTCTACTTGCTGCATCTATGTATAGTGCGCGAGTATTTGGAGCTCGAGTTCCAAGAGCTTCAGCAGCCTGGCCGGCTGAGCTTCCCCTTCGATTTGGAACGGGTTATCGACGATTTCATTCTGATGGCTTTCTTCGTCGGAAATGATTTCCTTCCGAATCTTCCTCGCCTCCACATCAACGAGGGTGCCCTCGCTGCCATGTTTCGCATCTACAAGTCTGTTCTCCCCCAAGGAGATGGATACATTAATGAGGGCGGTGTCATCAACCTGCCCCGCCTTCAAAGGCTCCTGAATGAGCTTGCCAAGGATGAGACCAACCAATTCGAGAACGATGTCAGCGACGAAAAATGGTTCCAGTCCAAAAAGCTCACGGAGCCTAATGGCGCCGACAACCGAAGGCCTAAGGGCAAGGGACTTGTTTTGACTTCGTCCCAGAGAGACCTGTGGAAGCAGCAAATCCGACCCTATGTCAACAAACCTTCGCCCGAACCACTCGATCTCGGAACTGGTCTCAACGCTGCTGATAGAAAGTTCGTTCAAGACCTTGCTGACACCCTTCACATTGAGTGGAGCACCaaggaggatgatgagggccatcgccatctcctTCTTTCGTTCCCCAAGGGCGCCGAGAACGTcaacgaggaggaagaggagggaacTCTGGCACTCTACCGAGTCATGCGCACTTATGACAAGGCCACTGTTGTCGACGTCAGTGGCGAAGATGCCCAGCGTCAATACAAGGAACTCTATGACCAGAAGTACCTGGGTTGGAAGACCAAGTACTACTTGCAGAAGTTCCCTGAGTGGGCGCCTGAGCAGTACGATGCTGAGCTCACCAAGCTCTGCGAGAACTACGTTCAAGGTCTTCAATGGGTTCTGTACTACTACTACCGCGGGATCGCCTCGTGGCCGTGGTTTTACCAGTACCACTACTCTCCTTTGACCTCTG ACGTCATCAAGGGTCTTGGAGCCGACCTTAACTTCAAGCTGGGCCAGCCGTTCAGGCCCTTCGAACAGCTCATGGGTGTCTTGCCTGACCGAAGCAAGTCCATCGTCCCTGAGGTATACTGGGATCTGATGACCAACCCGAACTCCCCCATTTACGACTTCTATCCCAGAGACTTCGAGCTTGACATGAACGGAAAGAGAATGGAATGGGAGGCCGTTGTGAAAATTCCCTTCATCGATGAGAAGCGATTGCTCAGCGCGATGGAGCCCAAGAACAAGCTTCTCAGCCAAGACCAGAAGGAGCGAAACGGATTCGGAGTCGCTCTCAAGTTCACTTACAACCCAGAGGTCTCCATCACCTATCCGTCATCTCTCCTGGGCGTCTTTCCTGACATCAGCCCATGCCACTGCGTGGAGAACATCTTCGAGCTTCCCAACACTGAGGGTCTTACTTATCGCAATGGCCTCACTGATGGTGTCAAGATCAACGTCGAGGCACTTGCAGGGTTCCCAACCCTGCACACTTTGCCTTACACGGCGATGCTGGTGGAAAACTTTGGTGTCAATGTCTTCCAGGCAGACAGCAAGAACCCCAGCATGATTGTCACGCTCACCGACTCGGAACTTAGAACCAGGGCCGAACAGGCTTCGCAGAAGCTTGGAAAGCGATGTTTCGTCGGATACCCGTTCCTCCAAGAGGCCAAGATCGTTAAGGTGACCGATGAGCTCTTCGATTACGAACTTGACGGCAACGGCTCTATTGTTCAGAAACATCATGGCCCCAAAGACATTGACTTTTTCAACAAGGAGTCGGGATACATTGAAAACTGGCACTCCAAGCGGCTCGGCATTGTCATCAACTCAGTGGAATCCCTGGTCCACGTCCACATGCTGAAGGGTTTAATCAAGACTGAAGAGGGTGCCTTAGTCAAGGAGTATGCGCTGAACCCCAGCATGAGAAGCGTGTATGCTTCTCAGACCATCGTCGACCAAGTCAtcaacgaggacgagcgATTCATCGAGAGGGCTGCTGTTCCCATTGAGGAGGAGTACCCCACTGGCACTCAGGCTTTCTTCTTGGGCGAGTACAACTACGGACGCGCCCTGGAGGTTACTGGCCATGCCAACAATAAGGCCAACATCAGAGTCTCTGTCTTGAAGAACAAGGAGCCCGACTTCGCCAAGCCGATTATTCAGGACATGAAGCGTCAGAATCGATACACACCGTCTTACGCCGTTGCCAAGATGCTCAACCTCCACCCTTTGATTCTCAGCAAAATCCTGTCTTCCTATCAGGTCAACACTGTTGGTGGCCTGAGAGTTAACTTGGGTCTCAACCTGAAGTTTGAtgccaagaagcagaaggtgCTCGGCTACTCGCAAAAGTCGGATTCCGGTTGGGAGTTCAGTAACGCTGCCATTGAGCTTCTGGCCAGATACATTGCTGCGTTCCCTGACTTCTTCGCCGCTATCCAGCAGAATCCTCAGTCAAGTGACGTCAGCGACACTGACCTGTGGAAAGACCCTAAGGTGGCCGCTCAGCGAGTGAAAGAGATCGGAGCTTGGCTCAAGGCGGCTCAGACCAGCAAGTTTGAGCGAGTTCCCTTGGAAGCAGAGCAGCTCGACTCCGTTGTGGTCATGAAGCTTGCCGAGGCTGGCGCGCAAGTGTTCCTTCAGTCTCACGACGTGGAGGTCAAGAACATGAAGGGCGTCCCGCGATCGGCTATCATGAAGCCCACCGATGCTGAGCTGTTCCTCAGCAACCAGAAGTTCGCTCTTGGCGACCGTGTAAGCTTCTTGTCGTCTTCTGGCAAGGTGCCACTTGGAAGCCGGGGAACAGTGGTTGGTCTCAGCCGTACCGCCAATAACCTTCTTCTAGATGTTGTTTGGGATCTCACCTTCATGAGCGGCACAACCTTGGGTGAAAGAGCTCCGCCTTTCCGTGGCATGACCGTTGCTTCCTCCTCGGTCCTTAACACTACGTACAAGCAGGTCGTGTCTGGTTCGAAAGCTGGCATGCAGCGCaaaccggcggcggctccggtGTCGCTTACGAccatggcggcgggcgtcCAGCAGTACAAGGACGCGCCCACTCCTGGCCCACTCAGGGGTACCTGGCGGGGTGCTGCCAACGGCAGTCAGGGCCAGTccagccgcggccgcggtcgTGGGAGTGGACCCAACTTGCTGCACAGCACTCTTGTCTACCGTCCTCACCAGAATGGCACGGACGAGGCTCACGAGGTCAACGGACAAACCCAGCGCGGCGGGGGCAACTTTAGGGgcagaggccgaggccggggtGGACCGATTCAGCACCCCGGACACTCGGGTCTTCACGAGATGCCGGCCCAACCGCAGCAGCCGGTATACGGCAACGTCCCGCCTCCTGCCAACCTTGACGCTCGCGGTAGAGGTCGTGGCCGTGGAGGACGTGGCGGACGGGGTAGAGGCGCTCCCCGCGGTCGTGGCGCGAACGGAGCGACAAACGGAGCCACTCCTGACGCCGCGCAGTCTTAG
- a CDS encoding Signal peptidase subunit produces MYNTITRAQNTFGFFTTVAFFVAAFVALSDLVTPRAPSVGSLKTTNIQVVKGRPHYYSSKKEEYAIIKFSLDADLSDLFTWNTKQVFVYVTAEWPDSSKAAAGTNATNQAVIWDQIITSPSADHLANIGPAALRKLRKSAEGKSIDPSRGKLRIKNQKPKYQITHPSSKIAETDKVVLKLHYNVQPWVGILTWNQNQDIGSWKALKGGVSKIFKLPALKVKESKDKKP; encoded by the exons ATGTACAACACAATAACCCGCGCCCAAAACACATTTGGCTTCTTCACTACGgtggccttcttcgtcgccgccttcgtcgccctcTCCGATCTCGTCACCCCGCGCGCCCCCTCCGTCGGCTCTCTGAAGACGACAAACATCCAGGTCGTCAAGGGCCGCCCTCATTACTACAGCTCCAAAAAAGAGGAGTACGCCATCATCAAGTTctccctcgacgccgacctctCGGACCTCTTCACCTGGAACACCAAGCAGGTCTTCGTCTACGTCACGGCCGAATGGCCCGACAGCTCTAAGGCTGCTGCCGGTACGAACGCCACGAACCAGGCTGTCATCTGGGATCAGATCATCACGTCTCCCAGCGCCGACCACCTCGCCAACATTGGCCCCGCCGCCCTGCGCAAGTTGAGGAAGagcgccgagggcaagagCATCGATCCGAGCCG TGGCAAGCTCCGCATCAAGAACCAGAAGCCCAAGTACCAAATTACCCACCCCTCGAGCAAGATTGCCGAGACCGACAAGGTCGTCCTGAAGCTGCACTACAACGTCCAACCGTGGGTTGGCATCCTGACATGGAACCAGAACCAGGATATTGGCAGCTGGAAGGCCCTCAAAGGCGGTGTCAGCAAGATCTTCAAGCTTCCTGCTCTCAAGGTTAAGGAGAGTAAAGATAAGAAGCCTTGA